The Alnus glutinosa chromosome 7, dhAlnGlut1.1, whole genome shotgun sequence genome includes a region encoding these proteins:
- the LOC133872433 gene encoding probable galacturonosyltransferase 7 isoform X2 codes for MDMRRKGDGEGWRLGCWGSLSSPCWFLLSFCSAFTMAFALRDGLRGYDPYEVRNAWNESEGDQSSHVEKLIGKLGPTLPKDVLRNLSNKAKNKTIARSSMHNSQPKEGFPVPPHSIMPSPPNTNNHKVGAAIEAPLYMKDVDEIGKLCEFKFGSYCLWRQEHVEEMKDFTVKKLKDQLFVARAYYPSIAKLPRQDKLSRELKLNIQEVERVLSESTTDADLPPQIAKKLRRMEAAIAKAKSFSVECNNVDKKLRQIYDMAEDEANFHMKQSAFLYQLAVQTMPKSLHCLSMRLTVEYFRSPPNNMELSVAEKYIDPTLHHFVIFSNNVLASSVAINSTVMHAKESVNQVFHVLTDGQNYFAMKLWFLRNTFREATVQVLNIERLKLDNHRKAALLHLSLPEEFRVSFPNVDSPPTASIRTEYISIFSHSHYLLPDIFRNLKKVVVLDDDVVVQQDLSELWNIDMRGKVNGAVQLCSLRFGQLKKYLGENSNDKNSCAWMSGLNVIDLVRWRELDLTETYQRLAQQLTVHEGSNEAVALRASLLSFEDLVFPIDGAWALSGLGHDYGIEIQAISKAAVLHYNGNMKPWLELGIPKYRLHWKKFLNREDQFLSECNVNS; via the exons GATGGTTTGAGAGGATATGACCCATACGAAGTCAGAAATGCTTGGAATGAATCTGAG GGAGATCAATCAAGCCATGTAGAAAAGCTTATTGGAAAATTGGGACCAACTCTTCCAAAG GATGTTCTTAGAAACTTGTCCAACAAAGCAAAGAATAAAACCATCGCTAGAAGTTCCATGCACAATAGTCAACCAAAAGAAG GTTTTCCAGTGCCTCCACATAGTATTATGCCATCACCTCCCAATACAAAT AATCATAAAGTTGGTGCTGCAATTGAAGCCCCCTTATATATGAAAGATGTTGATGAAATTGGAAAATTATGTGAGTTTAAATTTGGTAGTTATTGCCTTTGGCGTCAAGAACACGTAGAAGAAATGAAAGATTTTACGGTGAAGAAATTGAAGGACCAATTATTTGTGGCTAGAGCATACTATCCTAGTATTGCAAAACTTCCTAGACAGGACAAGTTGTCTCGTGAGCTGAAGCTAAATATTCAAGAAGTGGAGCGTGTTCTTAGTGAAAGCACTACAGATGCCGATCTTCCACCACA GATTGCTAAGAAGTTACGGAGGATGGAAGCTGCAATAGCCAAAGCCAAATCATTTTCTGTGGAGTGTAATAACGTTGACAAAAAATTGAGACAAATATATGATATGGCAGAGGACGAAGCTAACTTCCACATGAAACAGAGTGCCTTCCTCTACCAACTTGCAGTCCAGACTATGCCGAAGAGTCTTCACTGCCTGTCAATGAGACTGACAGTGGAATATTTCAGATCTCCTCCCAACAATATGGAGCTCTCTGTGGCTGAAAAATATATAGATCCTACACTGCACCACTTTGTCATATTCTCTAATAATGTGCTTGCATCATCAGTAGCAATCAACTCAACTGTTATGCATGCAAAA GAAAGCGTGAATCAGGTTTTTCATGTGCTTACAGATGGACAGAATTACTTTGCAATGAAACTATGGTTTCTGAGAAATACTTTCAGAGAAGCCACAGTTCAAGTCTTAAACATTGAACGCCTTAAGCTGGACAACCATCGTAAGGCAGCTCTGTTGCATCTTTCCCTGCCTGAGGAGTTTCGTGTTTCCTTTCCCAATGTTGATAGTCCACCTACAGCCTCTATTAGAACAGAAtacatttctattttttctcaCTCGCACTATCTTCTCCCTGACATATTCCGGAATTTAAAGAAAGTTGTAGTTCTCGATGATGATGTTGTCGTGCAGCAAGACTTGTCAGAACTATGGAACATCGACATGAGAGGGAAAGTTAATGGCGCTGTGCAGTTATGCTCATTGAGGTTTGGTCAACTGAAGAAATATTTGGGTGAGAACAGTAATGATAAAAATTCTTGTGCTTGGATGTCTGGATTGAATGTAATTGATCTGGTCAGGTGGAGGGAGCTAGATCTTACTGAAACTTACCAAAGGTTGGCACAGCAG CTAACCGTACATGAGGGATCAAATGAAGCTGTTGCATTGCGTGCAAGCTTGCTCAGCTTTGAGGACCTAGTTTTTCCTATTGATGGTGCTTGGGCTCTGTCAGGATTAGGACATGACTATGGCATTGAAATCCAAGCCATTTCAAAAGCTGCAGTTTTGCACTATAATGGTAACATGAAACCTTGGCTTGAGCTTGGAATTCCAAAATATAGACTTCACTGGAAGAAATTTTTGAACCGAGAAGATCAGTTCTTGAGTGAGTGCAATGTAAATTCATAG
- the LOC133872433 gene encoding probable galacturonosyltransferase 7 isoform X1, with translation MKGGTSSYGYAAKRRWRGLAIGVLGLVILSMLVPLVFLLGLHNGFRSAGYVSEQQGSASDGLRGYDPYEVRNAWNESEGDQSSHVEKLIGKLGPTLPKDVLRNLSNKAKNKTIARSSMHNSQPKEGFPVPPHSIMPSPPNTNNHKVGAAIEAPLYMKDVDEIGKLCEFKFGSYCLWRQEHVEEMKDFTVKKLKDQLFVARAYYPSIAKLPRQDKLSRELKLNIQEVERVLSESTTDADLPPQIAKKLRRMEAAIAKAKSFSVECNNVDKKLRQIYDMAEDEANFHMKQSAFLYQLAVQTMPKSLHCLSMRLTVEYFRSPPNNMELSVAEKYIDPTLHHFVIFSNNVLASSVAINSTVMHAKESVNQVFHVLTDGQNYFAMKLWFLRNTFREATVQVLNIERLKLDNHRKAALLHLSLPEEFRVSFPNVDSPPTASIRTEYISIFSHSHYLLPDIFRNLKKVVVLDDDVVVQQDLSELWNIDMRGKVNGAVQLCSLRFGQLKKYLGENSNDKNSCAWMSGLNVIDLVRWRELDLTETYQRLAQQLTVHEGSNEAVALRASLLSFEDLVFPIDGAWALSGLGHDYGIEIQAISKAAVLHYNGNMKPWLELGIPKYRLHWKKFLNREDQFLSECNVNS, from the exons GTTATGTTTCTGAACAACAAGGTTCAGCTTCT GATGGTTTGAGAGGATATGACCCATACGAAGTCAGAAATGCTTGGAATGAATCTGAG GGAGATCAATCAAGCCATGTAGAAAAGCTTATTGGAAAATTGGGACCAACTCTTCCAAAG GATGTTCTTAGAAACTTGTCCAACAAAGCAAAGAATAAAACCATCGCTAGAAGTTCCATGCACAATAGTCAACCAAAAGAAG GTTTTCCAGTGCCTCCACATAGTATTATGCCATCACCTCCCAATACAAAT AATCATAAAGTTGGTGCTGCAATTGAAGCCCCCTTATATATGAAAGATGTTGATGAAATTGGAAAATTATGTGAGTTTAAATTTGGTAGTTATTGCCTTTGGCGTCAAGAACACGTAGAAGAAATGAAAGATTTTACGGTGAAGAAATTGAAGGACCAATTATTTGTGGCTAGAGCATACTATCCTAGTATTGCAAAACTTCCTAGACAGGACAAGTTGTCTCGTGAGCTGAAGCTAAATATTCAAGAAGTGGAGCGTGTTCTTAGTGAAAGCACTACAGATGCCGATCTTCCACCACA GATTGCTAAGAAGTTACGGAGGATGGAAGCTGCAATAGCCAAAGCCAAATCATTTTCTGTGGAGTGTAATAACGTTGACAAAAAATTGAGACAAATATATGATATGGCAGAGGACGAAGCTAACTTCCACATGAAACAGAGTGCCTTCCTCTACCAACTTGCAGTCCAGACTATGCCGAAGAGTCTTCACTGCCTGTCAATGAGACTGACAGTGGAATATTTCAGATCTCCTCCCAACAATATGGAGCTCTCTGTGGCTGAAAAATATATAGATCCTACACTGCACCACTTTGTCATATTCTCTAATAATGTGCTTGCATCATCAGTAGCAATCAACTCAACTGTTATGCATGCAAAA GAAAGCGTGAATCAGGTTTTTCATGTGCTTACAGATGGACAGAATTACTTTGCAATGAAACTATGGTTTCTGAGAAATACTTTCAGAGAAGCCACAGTTCAAGTCTTAAACATTGAACGCCTTAAGCTGGACAACCATCGTAAGGCAGCTCTGTTGCATCTTTCCCTGCCTGAGGAGTTTCGTGTTTCCTTTCCCAATGTTGATAGTCCACCTACAGCCTCTATTAGAACAGAAtacatttctattttttctcaCTCGCACTATCTTCTCCCTGACATATTCCGGAATTTAAAGAAAGTTGTAGTTCTCGATGATGATGTTGTCGTGCAGCAAGACTTGTCAGAACTATGGAACATCGACATGAGAGGGAAAGTTAATGGCGCTGTGCAGTTATGCTCATTGAGGTTTGGTCAACTGAAGAAATATTTGGGTGAGAACAGTAATGATAAAAATTCTTGTGCTTGGATGTCTGGATTGAATGTAATTGATCTGGTCAGGTGGAGGGAGCTAGATCTTACTGAAACTTACCAAAGGTTGGCACAGCAG CTAACCGTACATGAGGGATCAAATGAAGCTGTTGCATTGCGTGCAAGCTTGCTCAGCTTTGAGGACCTAGTTTTTCCTATTGATGGTGCTTGGGCTCTGTCAGGATTAGGACATGACTATGGCATTGAAATCCAAGCCATTTCAAAAGCTGCAGTTTTGCACTATAATGGTAACATGAAACCTTGGCTTGAGCTTGGAATTCCAAAATATAGACTTCACTGGAAGAAATTTTTGAACCGAGAAGATCAGTTCTTGAGTGAGTGCAATGTAAATTCATAG
- the LOC133872433 gene encoding probable galacturonosyltransferase 7 isoform X3, with protein sequence MHNALMDVLRNLSNKAKNKTIARSSMHNSQPKEGFPVPPHSIMPSPPNTNNHKVGAAIEAPLYMKDVDEIGKLCEFKFGSYCLWRQEHVEEMKDFTVKKLKDQLFVARAYYPSIAKLPRQDKLSRELKLNIQEVERVLSESTTDADLPPQIAKKLRRMEAAIAKAKSFSVECNNVDKKLRQIYDMAEDEANFHMKQSAFLYQLAVQTMPKSLHCLSMRLTVEYFRSPPNNMELSVAEKYIDPTLHHFVIFSNNVLASSVAINSTVMHAKESVNQVFHVLTDGQNYFAMKLWFLRNTFREATVQVLNIERLKLDNHRKAALLHLSLPEEFRVSFPNVDSPPTASIRTEYISIFSHSHYLLPDIFRNLKKVVVLDDDVVVQQDLSELWNIDMRGKVNGAVQLCSLRFGQLKKYLGENSNDKNSCAWMSGLNVIDLVRWRELDLTETYQRLAQQLTVHEGSNEAVALRASLLSFEDLVFPIDGAWALSGLGHDYGIEIQAISKAAVLHYNGNMKPWLELGIPKYRLHWKKFLNREDQFLSECNVNS encoded by the exons ATGCATAATGCTCTGATG GATGTTCTTAGAAACTTGTCCAACAAAGCAAAGAATAAAACCATCGCTAGAAGTTCCATGCACAATAGTCAACCAAAAGAAG GTTTTCCAGTGCCTCCACATAGTATTATGCCATCACCTCCCAATACAAAT AATCATAAAGTTGGTGCTGCAATTGAAGCCCCCTTATATATGAAAGATGTTGATGAAATTGGAAAATTATGTGAGTTTAAATTTGGTAGTTATTGCCTTTGGCGTCAAGAACACGTAGAAGAAATGAAAGATTTTACGGTGAAGAAATTGAAGGACCAATTATTTGTGGCTAGAGCATACTATCCTAGTATTGCAAAACTTCCTAGACAGGACAAGTTGTCTCGTGAGCTGAAGCTAAATATTCAAGAAGTGGAGCGTGTTCTTAGTGAAAGCACTACAGATGCCGATCTTCCACCACA GATTGCTAAGAAGTTACGGAGGATGGAAGCTGCAATAGCCAAAGCCAAATCATTTTCTGTGGAGTGTAATAACGTTGACAAAAAATTGAGACAAATATATGATATGGCAGAGGACGAAGCTAACTTCCACATGAAACAGAGTGCCTTCCTCTACCAACTTGCAGTCCAGACTATGCCGAAGAGTCTTCACTGCCTGTCAATGAGACTGACAGTGGAATATTTCAGATCTCCTCCCAACAATATGGAGCTCTCTGTGGCTGAAAAATATATAGATCCTACACTGCACCACTTTGTCATATTCTCTAATAATGTGCTTGCATCATCAGTAGCAATCAACTCAACTGTTATGCATGCAAAA GAAAGCGTGAATCAGGTTTTTCATGTGCTTACAGATGGACAGAATTACTTTGCAATGAAACTATGGTTTCTGAGAAATACTTTCAGAGAAGCCACAGTTCAAGTCTTAAACATTGAACGCCTTAAGCTGGACAACCATCGTAAGGCAGCTCTGTTGCATCTTTCCCTGCCTGAGGAGTTTCGTGTTTCCTTTCCCAATGTTGATAGTCCACCTACAGCCTCTATTAGAACAGAAtacatttctattttttctcaCTCGCACTATCTTCTCCCTGACATATTCCGGAATTTAAAGAAAGTTGTAGTTCTCGATGATGATGTTGTCGTGCAGCAAGACTTGTCAGAACTATGGAACATCGACATGAGAGGGAAAGTTAATGGCGCTGTGCAGTTATGCTCATTGAGGTTTGGTCAACTGAAGAAATATTTGGGTGAGAACAGTAATGATAAAAATTCTTGTGCTTGGATGTCTGGATTGAATGTAATTGATCTGGTCAGGTGGAGGGAGCTAGATCTTACTGAAACTTACCAAAGGTTGGCACAGCAG CTAACCGTACATGAGGGATCAAATGAAGCTGTTGCATTGCGTGCAAGCTTGCTCAGCTTTGAGGACCTAGTTTTTCCTATTGATGGTGCTTGGGCTCTGTCAGGATTAGGACATGACTATGGCATTGAAATCCAAGCCATTTCAAAAGCTGCAGTTTTGCACTATAATGGTAACATGAAACCTTGGCTTGAGCTTGGAATTCCAAAATATAGACTTCACTGGAAGAAATTTTTGAACCGAGAAGATCAGTTCTTGAGTGAGTGCAATGTAAATTCATAG